One window of Maridesulfovibrio ferrireducens genomic DNA carries:
- a CDS encoding sigma-54 dependent transcriptional regulator, which yields MGRILIIDDDVQVCETIESLIVRSGHEGNYAHTLSSGMDKVERVAFDLVFLDISLPDGNGLDFLPRIKGSSGSPEVIILTGKGDDDGAELAIQGGAWDFLVKPSSIKQISLSMSRALAFHNEKKNKAQRVALNLDNIVGKSPEIKSCYDLVAHAAGSDANVLVTGETGTGKELFARTIHDNSRRAQNNFIVVDCASLTENLVESTLFGHKRGSFTGAQADRKGLVPLADKGTLVLDEVGEMSLSVQKSFLRVLQERTYRPVGENREFKSDFRLIAATNRDLEAMVAKGEFRQDLLYRIQTIHITLPPLRDRSGDILELTDFHLRRLRTQYGVPPKVANSDFYDVLENYDWPGNVRQLFNVVEQAFIACGSGNTIYAMHLSDNLRIKMAKSNLKKIESVVTSDQGRLDYETMEESEKVDKSIDSAVSATVSDLFLSELPSLKVFKGLAEKRYLEELLTRYSGETSVILGVSGLSRSHFYALLKKYEISY from the coding sequence ATGGGTAGAATTCTTATAATAGATGACGATGTGCAGGTTTGCGAAACAATTGAAAGTCTTATTGTCCGATCGGGTCACGAAGGAAATTATGCTCATACTTTGTCCAGCGGTATGGATAAAGTTGAGAGAGTTGCCTTTGATCTCGTTTTTTTAGATATTTCTTTACCGGATGGAAACGGGCTGGATTTTCTGCCGCGCATAAAGGGCTCATCAGGTTCTCCGGAAGTTATTATTCTTACCGGAAAGGGTGATGATGACGGTGCGGAACTCGCTATACAGGGCGGGGCATGGGATTTCCTTGTTAAACCCTCATCAATTAAGCAGATATCTCTTTCCATGAGCAGGGCTTTGGCTTTTCACAACGAGAAGAAAAATAAAGCTCAACGGGTCGCCCTTAATTTAGACAATATTGTCGGTAAAAGTCCCGAAATAAAAAGTTGTTATGACCTTGTAGCCCATGCGGCAGGCTCTGATGCAAACGTGCTGGTAACGGGTGAAACCGGTACAGGTAAAGAGCTTTTCGCCCGTACAATTCATGATAACTCCAGACGCGCACAAAATAATTTTATTGTTGTGGATTGTGCTTCGCTTACCGAAAATCTTGTTGAAAGCACTTTGTTTGGACATAAGCGGGGATCGTTCACAGGAGCGCAGGCAGACCGTAAAGGGCTAGTTCCTTTAGCAGATAAAGGCACTCTGGTTCTTGACGAAGTAGGGGAGATGTCTCTTTCCGTGCAGAAATCTTTTTTGAGGGTTTTGCAGGAAAGAACGTATCGTCCAGTCGGAGAAAATAGAGAATTTAAAAGTGATTTCAGGTTGATAGCTGCTACCAATAGAGATCTTGAGGCGATGGTTGCCAAGGGCGAATTTCGTCAGGATCTTTTATACCGCATCCAGACTATTCATATCACTTTGCCGCCGTTAAGGGATAGAAGCGGTGACATACTGGAACTTACTGATTTTCATTTGAGAAGGCTCCGCACTCAGTATGGAGTCCCTCCCAAAGTTGCCAATTCTGATTTTTATGATGTTTTAGAAAATTATGATTGGCCCGGTAACGTCCGCCAATTGTTCAATGTGGTAGAGCAGGCTTTTATTGCATGTGGTAGTGGGAATACTATTTATGCCATGCATTTATCAGATAATTTACGAATTAAAATGGCAAAATCTAATCTGAAAAAAATTGAATCCGTTGTAACTAGTGATCAAGGACGACTGGATTACGAAACAATGGAAGAGTCTGAAAAAGTGGACAAGTCAATTGATTCTGCTGTTTCAGCGACGGTTTCAGATCTTTTTTTGAGTGAATTGCCATCTTTAAAAGTTTTTAAGGGACTTGCGGAGAAAAGGTATCTTGAAGAACTATTAACTAGATATAGTGGAGAAACGTCTGTTATATTGGGTGTTTCTGGTCTTTCTCGTTCGCATTTTTATGCTTTGCTTAAAAAATATGAGATTAGTTATTAG